From Streptosporangium album, the proteins below share one genomic window:
- the nhaA gene encoding Na+/H+ antiporter NhaA — translation MPRAVEIWPFRPTVRYTRQLAEALRAETVGGVVMLLATVAALVWANVSADSYEALRTVRFGPGSLHLDLELYRWVQNGLLTVFFFVAGIEVKEEFVHGELSNLRKAALPILAAIAGMIVPALIYLAVSAGAPGASRGWAIPMATDIAFALAVLAVTASAMPAALRAFLLTSAVVDDLGAITVIAVFFTRHLNLLALLAGVALIVLYGVLQARRVRGLWIYLPLALLSWYSIEISGVHATVAGVALGLMTRVHSGPGEESSPAERADHYIRPFSAGFAVPVFAFMSAGVVFSAESLGTMVTDRVVLGVIAGLIVGKFLGVFGGAWLAVRLGLAKLSEELHWRDMAAVSILAGIGFTVSLLIGNLAYGDDPGRANAVTTGVLAASLTASVLAALLLRVRVRNHLNAQDDV, via the coding sequence ATGCCCCGCGCCGTCGAGATCTGGCCCTTCCGGCCGACCGTCCGATACACCCGCCAGCTCGCCGAGGCACTCCGCGCCGAGACCGTCGGCGGTGTCGTCATGCTGCTGGCCACGGTCGCCGCGCTGGTATGGGCCAACGTCTCCGCGGACTCCTACGAGGCGCTCCGCACCGTGAGATTCGGTCCCGGCTCCCTCCATCTCGACCTCGAGCTCTACAGATGGGTCCAGAACGGCCTGCTCACCGTCTTCTTCTTCGTCGCGGGCATCGAGGTCAAGGAGGAGTTCGTCCACGGGGAGCTCTCCAACCTCCGCAAGGCCGCGCTGCCCATCCTCGCCGCGATCGCCGGCATGATCGTCCCCGCTCTCATCTACCTCGCGGTGAGCGCCGGCGCACCGGGTGCGTCCCGTGGATGGGCCATCCCGATGGCCACCGACATCGCCTTCGCCCTCGCCGTACTGGCCGTGACGGCCAGCGCCATGCCCGCCGCGCTGCGGGCGTTCCTGCTGACCAGCGCCGTGGTGGACGATCTCGGCGCGATCACCGTCATCGCCGTCTTCTTCACCCGGCACCTCAACCTCCTGGCCCTGCTGGCCGGGGTGGCGCTCATCGTCCTGTACGGCGTGCTGCAGGCCAGGCGGGTCCGCGGACTGTGGATCTACCTGCCGCTCGCCCTCCTCTCCTGGTATTCCATCGAGATCAGCGGTGTTCACGCGACCGTCGCCGGGGTAGCGCTGGGCCTGATGACACGCGTGCACAGCGGTCCAGGCGAGGAGAGCTCCCCCGCCGAACGGGCCGACCACTACATCCGTCCCTTCTCGGCGGGCTTCGCGGTGCCCGTGTTCGCGTTCATGTCCGCGGGGGTCGTGTTCAGCGCGGAGAGCCTCGGCACGATGGTCACCGACCGCGTGGTGCTCGGCGTGATCGCCGGCCTGATCGTCGGTAAGTTCCTGGGCGTCTTCGGCGGGGCGTGGCTGGCCGTACGGCTCGGCTTGGCAAAACTGTCGGAGGAACTGCACTGGCGGGACATGGCCGCTGTATCGATACTGGCGGGGATCGGCTTCACCGTGTCCCTGCTCATCGGCAACCTGGCGTACGGCGATGATCCGGGACGGGCGAACGCGGTGACCACCGGGGTGCTCGCGGCGAGCCTCACGGCCTCGGTCCTCGCGGCGCTCCTGCTCCGGGTGCGCGTGCGCAACCACCTCAACGCGCAGGATGATGTGTGA